One genomic window of Meles meles chromosome 3, mMelMel3.1 paternal haplotype, whole genome shotgun sequence includes the following:
- the LOC123938522 gene encoding T-cell-specific guanine nucleotide triphosphate-binding protein 2-like isoform X1, whose amino-acid sequence MTEQLYKGVTPCTRLCSHLQDILFSARKPSTPPAMSQSSSSSSTPSPAEGGDLVSNLDKLLKDFKLESEMVSPEAITLIQSHLEKGDLQRAISAISDTLRDIDNAPLNIAVIGESGAGKSSFINALLGVGQDKENDAHTGPVEINLERMKYEYKKFPNVMLWDLPSLGTTQLPLYEYLQKMKFGEYDFFIVISATRFKENDLYLTMAIRKMKKHFYFVRTKVDLDLNNLRTFKPSTFNKDEVLQRIRNYYVTQLEKANMGDTKIFLVSSLELSDYDFQRLETTLLRELPIHKHQKHHIFMQYLSTVAEVSIDERRDSLRKKVWLEALKAGTLATSLFMGLFSDNDIEKLEESLSLYRSHFNLDDASLETIAKHFNVSVQKLKANLMSPHLLSVEKDDESLDEKLLRYVEKFFPVSATVFYVEMIFCLQNYFLECVAKDAKVLLRKENFKDAVGSGPNSLLQHVRNDNGKSEAPSF is encoded by the exons ATGACTGAACAACTGTACAAAGGAGTAACACCCTGTACACGGCTATGCTCTCATCTCCAGGATATATTGTTCAGTGCAAGAA AGCCTTCTACTCCTCCAGCCATGAGTcagtcctcctcttcctcttccacacCCTCTCCTGCAGAGGGTGGTGATTTGGTCTCCAACCTTGACAAGCTTTTGAAGGACTTCAAACTGGAAAGTGAAATGGTCTCTCCGGAAGCCATCACATTAATTCAATCACACCTGGAGAAGGGGGACCTTCAGAGAGCAATTTCTGCGATTAGTGATACACTGAGAGACATTGATAATGCCCCTCTGAACATTGCTGTGATCGGGGAGTCTGGGGCAGGGAAGTCCAGCTTCATCAATGCTCTGCTGGGAGTCGGGCAAGACAAAGAAAACGATGCCCACACTGGGCCAGTGGAGATAAACTTGGAGAGAATGAAATACGAATACAAAAAATTTCCCAATGTGATGTTATGGGACCTGCCTAGCCTGGGAACCACTCAACTTCCACTATATGAGTAtctgcagaaaatgaaatttggggaATATGATTTCTTTATTGTCATCTCTGCTACACGCTTCAAAGAGAATGATTTGTATCTGACTATGGCAATTAGGAAAATGAAGAAGCATTTCTATTTTGTCCGAACTAAAGTGGACCTTGATTTAAATAATCTAAGAACGTTTAAACCCAGCACATTCAATAAGGATGAAGTCCTGCAAAGGATCCGCAATTACTATGTGACTCAGTTGGAGAAAGCCAATATGGGTGACACTAAGATCTTCTTAGTCTCCAGCCTTGAATTGTCTGACTATGATTTCCAACGCCTAGAGACCACGCTTCTGAGGGAGCTCCCAATCCACAAGCACCAAAAGCACCACATCTTCATGCAATACCTGTCAACTGTTGCTGAGGTTTCCATTGATGAGAGGAGGGATTCCCTGAGAAAGAAGGTCTGGTTGGAGGCCCTGAAAGCTGGAACTTTGGCCACCAGCCTTTTCATGGGTTTGTTCAGTGATAATGATATAGAGAAACTGGAGGAGAGTTTATCCTTATACAGGTCTCATTTTAATCTGGATGATGCATCCCTGGAAACCATAGCCAAGCACTTTAACGTGTCAGTACAGAAACTCAAGGCAAACCTCATGTCTCCCCATTTGCTATCAGTTGAGAAGGATGATGAGTCATTAGATGAAAAACTGTTGAGATATGTGGAAAAATTCTTCCCTGTTAGTGCCACTGTTTTTTACGTTGAGATGATTTTCTGTTTGCAAAATTATTTCCTTGAGTGTGTGGCAAAGGATGCTAAAGTTCTTCttagaaaagagaattttaaggatGCTGTGGGCTCTGGACCAAATTCTCTACTTCAGCATGTCAGGAATGATAATGGGAAAAGTGAGGCACCCAGCTTCTGA
- the LOC123938522 gene encoding T-cell-specific guanine nucleotide triphosphate-binding protein 2-like isoform X2: MSQSSSSSSTPSPAEGGDLVSNLDKLLKDFKLESEMVSPEAITLIQSHLEKGDLQRAISAISDTLRDIDNAPLNIAVIGESGAGKSSFINALLGVGQDKENDAHTGPVEINLERMKYEYKKFPNVMLWDLPSLGTTQLPLYEYLQKMKFGEYDFFIVISATRFKENDLYLTMAIRKMKKHFYFVRTKVDLDLNNLRTFKPSTFNKDEVLQRIRNYYVTQLEKANMGDTKIFLVSSLELSDYDFQRLETTLLRELPIHKHQKHHIFMQYLSTVAEVSIDERRDSLRKKVWLEALKAGTLATSLFMGLFSDNDIEKLEESLSLYRSHFNLDDASLETIAKHFNVSVQKLKANLMSPHLLSVEKDDESLDEKLLRYVEKFFPVSATVFYVEMIFCLQNYFLECVAKDAKVLLRKENFKDAVGSGPNSLLQHVRNDNGKSEAPSF; encoded by the coding sequence ATGAGTcagtcctcctcttcctcttccacacCCTCTCCTGCAGAGGGTGGTGATTTGGTCTCCAACCTTGACAAGCTTTTGAAGGACTTCAAACTGGAAAGTGAAATGGTCTCTCCGGAAGCCATCACATTAATTCAATCACACCTGGAGAAGGGGGACCTTCAGAGAGCAATTTCTGCGATTAGTGATACACTGAGAGACATTGATAATGCCCCTCTGAACATTGCTGTGATCGGGGAGTCTGGGGCAGGGAAGTCCAGCTTCATCAATGCTCTGCTGGGAGTCGGGCAAGACAAAGAAAACGATGCCCACACTGGGCCAGTGGAGATAAACTTGGAGAGAATGAAATACGAATACAAAAAATTTCCCAATGTGATGTTATGGGACCTGCCTAGCCTGGGAACCACTCAACTTCCACTATATGAGTAtctgcagaaaatgaaatttggggaATATGATTTCTTTATTGTCATCTCTGCTACACGCTTCAAAGAGAATGATTTGTATCTGACTATGGCAATTAGGAAAATGAAGAAGCATTTCTATTTTGTCCGAACTAAAGTGGACCTTGATTTAAATAATCTAAGAACGTTTAAACCCAGCACATTCAATAAGGATGAAGTCCTGCAAAGGATCCGCAATTACTATGTGACTCAGTTGGAGAAAGCCAATATGGGTGACACTAAGATCTTCTTAGTCTCCAGCCTTGAATTGTCTGACTATGATTTCCAACGCCTAGAGACCACGCTTCTGAGGGAGCTCCCAATCCACAAGCACCAAAAGCACCACATCTTCATGCAATACCTGTCAACTGTTGCTGAGGTTTCCATTGATGAGAGGAGGGATTCCCTGAGAAAGAAGGTCTGGTTGGAGGCCCTGAAAGCTGGAACTTTGGCCACCAGCCTTTTCATGGGTTTGTTCAGTGATAATGATATAGAGAAACTGGAGGAGAGTTTATCCTTATACAGGTCTCATTTTAATCTGGATGATGCATCCCTGGAAACCATAGCCAAGCACTTTAACGTGTCAGTACAGAAACTCAAGGCAAACCTCATGTCTCCCCATTTGCTATCAGTTGAGAAGGATGATGAGTCATTAGATGAAAAACTGTTGAGATATGTGGAAAAATTCTTCCCTGTTAGTGCCACTGTTTTTTACGTTGAGATGATTTTCTGTTTGCAAAATTATTTCCTTGAGTGTGTGGCAAAGGATGCTAAAGTTCTTCttagaaaagagaattttaaggatGCTGTGGGCTCTGGACCAAATTCTCTACTTCAGCATGTCAGGAATGATAATGGGAAAAGTGAGGCACCCAGCTTCTGA